From Primulina tabacum isolate GXHZ01 chromosome 2, ASM2559414v2, whole genome shotgun sequence, one genomic window encodes:
- the LOC142537480 gene encoding uncharacterized protein LOC142537480, with product MVQPEEEEVWRVFVDGASCLTRCGVGVLIISPPGEKIKLALRIDSRITNNEAEYKAVIAGIRAAREIGASRIILYSDSQLITQQIKGIYEAKDDRMLKYLQLIQAQAETFVDWSIEQIPREENGEADALAKMAASLSEVNTREVLHVSPLILSTEEEILPVPEDSWMMPLIRFIINNELPEDKARAQKIKRQAPRFVILNNVLYRRSFQGPLLKCLSEREVDYVLREIHEGCCSEHLGGISLARKTMLAGFWWPTLSQDSARVVQACEGCQRHSNFQHSPDTLMKLIWASCPFDQWGMDIVGPFPIVWAQKKFLLVAVDYFFKWVEAEPLAKITEQEVLKFLWMNIVCRFGVRRRPISDNGRHFQGKEITSWCWEMKITQSFTSVSYPQANGQTEVVNRVIVQALKTRLQVLPVVLGPSY from the exons ATGGTTCAACCCGAGGAAGAAGAGGTATGGAGAGTTTTTGTGGATGGGGCGTCTTGCCTTACTAGGTGTGGAGTAGGGGTTTTAATAATATCTCCCCCGGGAGAAAAGATTAAATTGGCACTAAGGATTGATTCCCGGATAACCAATAATGAGGCCGAGTATAAAGCTGTCATCGCCGGTATTCGAGCTGCCCGGGAGATTGGAGCTTCCCGGATTATTCTGTACTCTGATTCACAGCTAATCACTCAACAGATAAAGGGCATTTATGAAGCTAAGGATGACAGGATGCTCAAATATCTACAGCTCATTCAAGCCCAAGCAGAAACCTTTgtggattggagtattgaacaaATACCCCGGGAGGAGAATGGAGAGGCTGATGCTCTGGCAAAAATGGCTGCTTCTTTATCAGAAGTTAACACCCGGGAAGTCTTGCATGTTTCCCCGTTGATCCTTTCCactgaggaagaaatattaccaGTGCCCGAGGACTCCTGGATGATGCCACTGATCAGATTCATTATAAATAATGAATTACCCGAAGACAAAGCCAGAGCTCAAAAGATCAAGAGACAAGCTCCCCGGTTTGTTATCTTAAATAATGTCTTGTACAGGAGATCATTCCAGGGACCTCTATTAAAATGTTTATCTGAGAGAGAAGTGGATTATGTCCTCCGAGAGATTCATGAGGGGTGCTGTTCTGAGCATCTCGGAGGAATATCTTTGGCCCGAAAGACAATGCTTGCCGGGTTCTGGTGGCCAACTCTTAGCCAAGATTCTGCTCGAGTAGTCCAGGCTTGTGAGGGCTGTCAACgtcattcaaattttcaacataGCCCGGACACTCTCATGAAGCTTATTTGGGCATCTTGCCCTTTTGATCAGTGGGGCATGGATATTGTCGGTCCTTTCCCAATTGTCTGGGCTCAGAAGAAATTCTTGCTAGTAGCTGTTGATTATTTTTTCAAATGGGTAGAAGCTGAGCCCTTGGCTAAGATCACTGAGcaggaagttttaaaatttctgTGGATGAATATTGTGTGCCGGTTTGGAGTACGCAGAAGACCGATATCAGATAATGGCAGACATTTTCAGGGCAAAGAAATTACATCCTGGTGCTGGGAAATGAAGATCACTCAGTCCTTCACCTCTGTTTCCTATCCTCAAGCTAATGGCCAAACAGAAGTTGTGAATAGAGTCATTGTACAAGCATTAAAAACTAGGCTACAAG tccTTCCAGTGGTACTAGGCCCAAGTTATTAA